The stretch of DNA AAGTCTCACACGCCTTCTTCGTTGAACTTGTCTGCGACCAGGGCTGCGATGGCGTCGATTGCAGCCTGGGCCTCGGGGCCGATCGCGGAGACCACGACCGAGGTTCCCGGTCCTGCGGCCAGCATCATCAGGCCCATGATCGAGGTGCCGCCGACGGTCTCACTGCCGCGCGTCACCCAGACCTCGGCATTGAAGCGTTCGACCATCTGGACGAACTTGGCCGATGCCCGCGCGTGCAGGCCGCGCTTGTTGATGATTTGAAGTTCCCGCGAAATCGCGCCCGCAGGCACGCTCGGCCCGAGTTCCTTATCGGGCGCGGCCTCGTCGCTCATTTGCCGGCAAGCACGCGGCTGGCGATGGTGACGTATTTGCGGCCGGCTTCCTGGGCCATGGCAATGGCGTCGGGAAGCGAGCGCTCTTCGCGCACCTTGGCAAGCTTGACCAGCATGGGAAGATTGATGCCTGCGAGCACTTCCACCTTGGGGCGGCTCATGCAGGAAATTGCGAGGTTGGAGGGCGTGCCGCCGAACATGTCGGTGAGGATCGCGACACCATCGCCACTGTCGACGCGATTCACCGCTTCGATGATATCGCTTCGACACAGATCGGAGTCGTCCTCGGCTCCAATCGTAATGGCTTCAATTTGTTTTTGCGGACCCATGACATGCTCGAGCGCCGCCTTGAACTCGTCGGCAAGGCGCCCATGGGTCACAAGCACTAGACCAATCATCGGAAACTCCTCGCGGGTGCTTTTTGGTGCACCGCACGAACGCGCCACTTTGACCATCCAGAGGCCCCGCGCAAGAGGGCATCTTGGCTATTGTTCCAGTACTTGGCGGTAAACAGTGAGGCCTGTGCCGGTTTAATCGGTGGCGATATTGGGGCTTATATGGTTACCAATCCCCTTCGAACAATCATCCAAAGGTTGGACGGAACCAGAACCTGCGGTTGTTGTCAGGGAAGCTGCAATCAGCGGGAGGGGGTCATAGCCCATTCCAACAGGGATTCGCGGTAGCAAAACACC from Bradyrhizobium sp. AZCC 1693 encodes:
- a CDS encoding PTS sugar transporter subunit IIA; amino-acid sequence: MIGLVLVTHGRLADEFKAALEHVMGPQKQIEAITIGAEDDSDLCRSDIIEAVNRVDSGDGVAILTDMFGGTPSNLAISCMSRPKVEVLAGINLPMLVKLAKVREERSLPDAIAMAQEAGRKYVTIASRVLAGK
- a CDS encoding HPr family phosphocarrier protein, with protein sequence MSDEAAPDKELGPSVPAGAISRELQIINKRGLHARASAKFVQMVERFNAEVWVTRGSETVGGTSIMGLMMLAAGPGTSVVVSAIGPEAQAAIDAIAALVADKFNEEGV